A window from Mixophyes fleayi isolate aMixFle1 chromosome 12, aMixFle1.hap1, whole genome shotgun sequence encodes these proteins:
- the FBXO33 gene encoding F-box only protein 33, with translation MALCGDVGASSLPSELIVHIFSFLPAPDRLRASAACSHWRECLFYPALWPELRLSLRVSLAERPRLEFLMRKCGCFVRELRVEFAAENYTSGSAEGGGASPSCSAAGPQEAGDGDAQSSARWLEVLKTYLELVLCVLSSIRSNRNLQKLSLFGDISILQQNGTITSAYLNKVDPGGKKLRQIQQLFEEILGNSRQMKWLSCGFMLEIVTPTSLSSLSNPVANTIEHLSLLDNHTPANNTLITAIELERFVNLRSLALDFCDFTAEMTRVLANNNHVPLHRLSLLVHNTSLKSKTLDKMPEDKDWKALTRNSANLRVYMMAFDVKSDDMLRILKPSIPLERIHFDSYITCVSGAVVDLISRQYDTFLTHFILMNDVNDMSRFPDLSDNRNEDPLVLLAWRCMRLSLLAIHGYTVWAHNLIAIARLRGPDLKVLEVTEESIDFDQSELADQDVDPVHNLIEQVSIGLARPWRAVMDIELLSVFTEPARHFYREMQNFSEGI, from the exons ATGGCCCTGTGCGGGGATGTCGGAGCCTCGTCCCTTCCCAGCGAGCTGATCGTGCACATCTTCTCCTTCCTGCCGGCCCCGGACCGGCTGCGGGCCTCGGCCGCCTGCTCGCACTGGCGGGAGTGTCTCTTCTACCCGGCGCTGTGGCCGGAGCTGCGGCTGAGCCTGCGGGTGTCGCTGGCCGAGCGGCCGCGCCTGGAGTTCCTGATGCGCAAGTGCGGCTGCTTCGTGCGGGAGCTGCGGGTGGAGTTCGCGGCCGAGAATTACACGAGCGGCTCGGCCGAGGGCGGCGGGGCCTCCCCGTCCTGCTCCGCCGCGGGCCCGCAGGAGGCCGGTGATGGGGACGCGCAGTCCTCGGCCCGGTGGCTGGAGGTGCTGAAGACCTACCTGGAGCTGGTGCTGTGTGTGCTGAGCAGTATCCGGAGCAACAG GAACCTTCAGAAGCTCAGCCTTTTTGGCGACATCAGTATATTGCAACAGAATGGCACCATAACCAGCGCCTACCTAAATAAGGTGGATCCTGGTGGGAAAAAGCTCCGACA gatccAGCAGCTTTTTGAGGAGATCCTAGGAAACAGCAGGCAGATGAAATGGCTCTCCTGTGGATTTATGCTTGAGATCGTAACTCCGACCTCTTTGTCGTCTTTGTCTAATCCAGTTGCCAACACCATAGAACATTTAAGTTTGCTGGATAACCACACTCCTGCCAACAACACCTTGATAACCGCCATCGAGTTGGAGCGGTTTGTTAATCTGCGTTCGCTGGCTCTGGACTTTTGTGACTTCACAGCAGAAATGACAAGAGTGTTGGCCAACAACAACCACGTGCCTTTGCATAGACTCTCTCTCCTGGTCCACAACACTTCCCTCAAGAGCAAAACCCTGGACAAGATGCCGGAGGATAAAGACTGGAAGGCCCTGACCCGGAACAGTGCCAACCTCCGGGTCTACATGATGGCGTTTGACGTCAAGAGCGATGACATGTTGCGAATTCTCAAGCCCAGCATACCGCTCGAGCGGATCCACTTTGACAGCTACATCACCTGCGTGTCTGGGGCGGTGGTTGACCTCATATCCCGGCAATACGACACATTCCTAACCCATTTCATCCTAATGAATGATGTCAATGACATGTCCAGATTTCCAGATCTCAGTGACAATAGGAATGAAGATCCTTTGGTCCTGCTGGCCTGGAGGTGCATGAGGCTATCGCTGCTAGCTATTCATG GTTACACCGTCTGGGCTCACAATCTTATAGCAATCGCTCGTCTTCGAGGGCCGGACCTGAAAGTGCTGGAGGTCACCGAAGAAAGCATAGACTTTGACCAAAGCGAGCTGGCTGACCAAGACGTCGACCCAGTCCACAACCTCATCGAGCAGGTATCCATTGGATTGGCCCGGCCTTGGCGCGCCGTCATGGACATCGAGCTCCTCAGTGTGTTCACCGAGCCAGCTCGCCATTTTTACCGAGAGATGCAAAACTTCAGCGAAGGCATTTAG